A single region of the Anaerostipes rhamnosivorans genome encodes:
- a CDS encoding DUF4194 domain-containing protein, whose amino-acid sequence MIEYYERLSDEEKDDIKRIIQLLFRQTFVLERKYEKRSGRFTFQKDFRILNQHLEFLREYFAIAGLELHESSHMGIFYIQGETVLGEKLPKLATIYLLILKLIYDEQMEAASTSSYVYTSLGEINEKIGDFHLLKNLSSATEMRKTISLLKRYQIIEPMDVLEDLNEESRMVVYPCINAVLLGDDVQKLIETFTEEDERGEDEGEQAGIQSTIEDLSE is encoded by the coding sequence ACGGTTAAGCGATGAGGAAAAAGACGATATCAAGCGCATCATCCAGCTCTTGTTCCGTCAGACCTTCGTGCTGGAACGAAAATACGAAAAGAGGAGCGGCAGATTTACGTTTCAGAAGGATTTCAGGATATTGAATCAGCACCTGGAATTTCTAAGAGAATATTTTGCCATAGCAGGGTTAGAGTTGCACGAGAGCAGTCATATGGGGATTTTCTATATACAGGGGGAGACAGTGCTGGGGGAAAAGCTTCCGAAGCTGGCCACCATTTATCTGCTGATCCTTAAGCTTATTTATGATGAGCAGATGGAGGCGGCATCCACGAGCAGCTACGTGTACACATCTCTGGGGGAGATCAACGAAAAGATCGGGGATTTTCATCTGCTGAAAAACCTTTCATCCGCGACAGAGATGAGAAAGACCATTTCCCTGCTGAAACGGTATCAGATCATAGAACCTATGGATGTGCTGGAAGACCTCAACGAGGAAAGCCGGATGGTCGTATACCCATGTATTAATGCGGTCTTGCTGGGGGATGACGTGCAGAAGCTGATTGAGACATTTACAGAGGAGGACGAACGTGGAGAAGACGAAGGAGAACAAGCAGGCATTCAAAGCACTATCGAAGATCTGTCTGAATAA